In Planctomycetota bacterium, the following proteins share a genomic window:
- a CDS encoding helix-turn-helix transcriptional regulator, which produces MRAVSLSLQERPEIVNFGVAVHALELRSGSQKTQRERYRVPGLWSLHLYHYHAGLAIDGEPMHVEPGVVTLTPPGSTMVFDFNRQSEHVYALFRLSSSDTDDPMVRVPLASRPATFARLDAELREGIGWWATTPRRAEVRLWDVLWQLTTNARDEDDVVDRLRSAIEQRLVSPIRVKQLIDELELGYSHNHLIRLFRKRTGQTIAGYIRQRRSDVAIGLLRGTSLPIKAVASAVGVPDPQAFNKLIRQTTGRSPSETRVLRG; this is translated from the coding sequence ATGCGTGCTGTGTCGCTGTCACTTCAGGAGCGGCCCGAGATCGTCAACTTCGGCGTGGCAGTTCATGCGCTGGAGCTACGTTCCGGCTCGCAGAAAACGCAGCGCGAGCGCTACCGCGTGCCCGGACTCTGGTCGTTGCACCTCTACCACTACCACGCAGGCTTGGCGATCGACGGCGAGCCCATGCATGTCGAGCCCGGCGTCGTCACCCTGACGCCACCAGGCTCGACCATGGTTTTCGACTTCAACCGACAAAGCGAGCACGTCTACGCGCTCTTCCGTCTTTCGAGTTCGGACACAGACGATCCGATGGTCCGGGTGCCCCTTGCGAGTCGGCCCGCGACGTTTGCTCGGCTCGATGCTGAGCTGCGAGAGGGGATCGGCTGGTGGGCGACGACACCACGGCGTGCCGAGGTGCGTTTGTGGGACGTGCTCTGGCAGCTCACAACAAACGCCCGCGACGAAGATGACGTCGTCGACCGACTCCGGTCGGCCATCGAGCAGCGACTCGTCAGCCCGATTCGCGTCAAGCAGCTCATCGACGAACTCGAGCTCGGCTACTCGCACAACCATCTGATCCGGCTATTCCGCAAGCGCACCGGCCAAACGATCGCCGGCTATATCCGACAGCGTCGCAGCGACGTCGCGATCGGTCTGCTGCGCGGCACGTCGCTCCCCATTAAAGCCGTCGCCTCGGCCGTGGGCGTGCCCGACCCACAGGCGTTCAACAAGCTCATCCGCCAGACCACGGGGCGCTCTCCCTCTGAGACGCGGGTGCTTCGAGGATAA
- the rbfA gene encoding 30S ribosome-binding factor RbfA: MSRRTERLASAIKQEVMEVIQRDLSDPRLDGTLPSVHRVKVSEDLSTADVYMVLMGTPGKQSAGLAALQSSAGLMRTKLGKSLHLRTVPHLRIQLDEAYRREVEVLELINKASSEYREDSDDGEIAAEAAER, encoded by the coding sequence ATGTCGCGACGAACGGAACGGCTAGCCAGCGCGATCAAGCAAGAGGTGATGGAGGTCATCCAGCGCGATCTGTCCGACCCGCGCCTGGACGGCACCCTGCCGAGCGTCCACCGCGTCAAGGTCTCCGAAGACCTGTCGACGGCCGACGTGTACATGGTGCTCATGGGCACGCCCGGCAAGCAGTCCGCCGGCCTGGCCGCGTTGCAGAGCTCGGCCGGCCTCATGCGGACCAAGCTCGGCAAGTCGCTGCACCTTCGAACCGTGCCGCACCTGCGGATCCAGCTCGACGAGGCGTATCGTCGCGAGGTGGAAGTGCTTGAGCTGATCAACAAGGCCAGCAGCGAGTATCGCGAAGACTCTGACGACGGTGAGATCGCCGCGGAGGCCGCCGAACGATGA
- a CDS encoding glycosyltransferase family 39 protein, with translation MSPDLAIRFLAALLIDALPVVAVMAVASIGVAALLRRAMPGEPRSLITATAFGLVVAWLVTAGHLLGLAGWLNATSASLLLVLPSLGLLGLIGQRLPTTKAWKPSASHGIWLLPTASLFVTLVAASLPPGMLWGGEPNAYDVLSYHLQIPREWHDGGQIIPLEHNVFSRMPLGNEVLFLIAMHLRGGPADATLAVHFVNVTLSIGSTLACFAAVRATGGSRQTAAIAATLFACTPWVMMLSSIAYNEPLYLLATSLTAAWLLRAVNAGSVRGAFLAGLFAGLGFTAKYTALPMLIVPAGAALVEGLVLTPKRKLRVVDQRDIAPDLNPKLPLRRPWLVCVLAFVAASLLLPLPWLVRNTVWHGFPTSPVVGGVDDWSNEQVDRFARAHDATITSAPSALWSEVLANGRFGYTLLPLGIVGLALLASRGLTARGSNGESGDVASSGNRRAVSPRLGEWSNAVVLLTLTLFAIAVWATATHLIGRFLVVLIPTLTIAAALGLGRWPKLATPLAALAAIIGLVHVVALHDADNDRIGCGLIGLLGDGRSTLVGVTGQPTFQTPFDNDPGRPVYLVGDAMAFAYPVDDLHYRVVFDVPPADDPWRAWLGDALDTAPDDAIIVVNPSEVARLARTYGTPTFATEPPARLLTMGELRQHLASDAESPSQPRLP, from the coding sequence ATGAGTCCGGACCTTGCCATTCGATTCCTCGCGGCGTTGCTGATCGACGCGTTGCCGGTCGTCGCCGTCATGGCCGTCGCATCGATCGGCGTTGCCGCGCTGTTGCGACGGGCGATGCCGGGCGAGCCGAGGTCGCTCATCACGGCCACCGCGTTCGGGCTTGTCGTCGCGTGGCTCGTCACCGCCGGACATCTGCTGGGCCTTGCTGGCTGGCTGAACGCGACGTCTGCCTCGCTGCTTTTGGTGCTGCCGAGCCTCGGCTTGCTGGGACTCATCGGTCAACGGTTGCCAACGACGAAGGCGTGGAAGCCCAGCGCGTCGCATGGGATCTGGCTTCTGCCGACCGCGTCGCTGTTCGTCACGCTCGTCGCGGCCAGCCTTCCGCCGGGCATGTTGTGGGGCGGCGAGCCCAACGCGTACGACGTCCTGAGCTACCACCTTCAGATTCCACGCGAGTGGCACGACGGTGGGCAGATCATCCCGCTCGAACACAACGTCTTCAGCCGCATGCCGCTGGGGAATGAGGTTCTGTTCCTGATCGCGATGCACCTTCGCGGCGGCCCAGCCGACGCGACGCTGGCGGTGCACTTCGTCAACGTCACCCTGTCGATCGGCTCGACACTCGCCTGCTTCGCCGCCGTTCGCGCTACCGGCGGGTCACGGCAAACGGCGGCAATCGCAGCGACGCTCTTCGCCTGCACGCCGTGGGTCATGATGTTGTCGAGCATCGCGTACAACGAGCCGCTCTACCTGCTGGCGACGTCGTTGACGGCGGCCTGGCTGCTCCGGGCGGTGAACGCCGGGTCAGTACGTGGTGCATTCCTCGCCGGACTGTTTGCGGGTCTCGGGTTCACAGCGAAGTACACAGCGCTCCCGATGCTCATCGTGCCTGCAGGTGCAGCACTTGTTGAGGGACTCGTGCTGACGCCGAAGCGGAAGCTTCGGGTCGTTGACCAGCGTGACATCGCCCCCGACCTGAACCCGAAGCTTCCGCTTCGGCGTCCGTGGCTTGTCTGCGTCCTCGCATTCGTTGCAGCATCGCTCCTGCTACCGCTGCCATGGCTGGTCCGTAACACCGTCTGGCACGGGTTCCCGACGTCACCAGTCGTGGGCGGAGTGGACGATTGGTCAAACGAGCAGGTCGATCGATTCGCCCGAGCTCACGATGCCACGATTACGTCAGCGCCGTCCGCGTTGTGGTCAGAAGTGCTCGCCAATGGCAGGTTCGGCTACACGCTCTTACCTCTCGGAATCGTCGGACTCGCGTTGCTCGCCAGCCGCGGGCTTACAGCCCGCGGTTCGAACGGAGAGTCGGGTGACGTCGCGTCGTCAGGAAACCGGCGGGCTGTAAGCCCGCGGCTTGGAGAGTGGTCGAACGCCGTGGTGCTCTTGACGCTCACGCTGTTTGCCATCGCCGTCTGGGCAACCGCGACACACCTCATCGGTCGGTTCCTCGTCGTCCTGATCCCGACGCTCACTATCGCCGCCGCGCTGGGGCTCGGGCGATGGCCGAAGCTCGCGACACCGCTTGCCGCCCTTGCCGCAATCATCGGGCTCGTCCACGTCGTCGCCTTGCACGACGCCGACAACGACCGCATCGGGTGCGGGCTCATCGGCTTGCTCGGCGACGGCCGATCGACGCTCGTCGGCGTCACGGGGCAACCGACCTTCCAGACGCCGTTCGACAACGACCCCGGACGCCCCGTCTACCTCGTCGGGGATGCGATGGCCTTCGCTTATCCGGTCGACGACTTGCACTATCGAGTCGTCTTCGACGTCCCGCCCGCCGACGATCCGTGGCGAGCCTGGCTCGGAGACGCCCTCGACACGGCACCCGACGACGCGATCATCGTCGTCAACCCGTCCGAAGTCGCCCGGCTGGCCCGAACCTACGGCACACCGACCTTCGCGACCGAGCCACCCGCGAGGCTCCTGACGATGGGCGAATTGCGACAACACCTCGCGTCCGACGCGGAATCGCCCTCCCAGCCGCGCCTACCGTGA
- a CDS encoding Gfo/Idh/MocA family oxidoreductase gives MSDTKSEVRLGIIGIGGMGSSHLAMLTGDNKVDRLRVTAVAETDAAKLDRAINKTAHHPVKGFSSAEDLMKSGEVDAVLIATPHYAHPPLAMMGFDNDLHVLSEKPAGVYTKQVKQMNAAAEKAQAEKGLVFGIMFNQRTRKSHQQMRKLVQSGELGEIKRTMYVLTDWFRTQFYYDTASWKGTWEGEGGAVLLNQSPHNLDLFQWICGMPKRVMAFCKMGHHHHIETEDEVTAYVEYENGATGTFVTSTGEAPGTQFMEIASDRGKVLMEGGDITFWRTTESVKKFNSDFEGSFDKPETWKTQIPGGSGPEHRGILVDFTNAILDKKPLLAPGTDGLNGVMLANAMLLSAWTGEWVDLPFDEATDKRYADMLNDKAEKSTFVKKTREVEVKAVDSF, from the coding sequence ATGAGCGACACCAAGAGCGAGGTCCGGCTAGGCATCATCGGCATTGGCGGCATGGGTTCGAGCCATCTCGCGATGCTCACAGGCGACAACAAGGTCGATCGCCTCCGCGTGACAGCCGTTGCTGAAACCGACGCGGCCAAGCTGGATCGTGCGATCAACAAGACCGCACATCACCCGGTCAAGGGCTTTTCCTCCGCTGAAGACCTGATGAAGAGCGGTGAGGTCGACGCGGTGCTTATCGCCACACCGCACTACGCCCACCCGCCGCTCGCGATGATGGGCTTTGACAACGACCTGCACGTCCTCAGCGAGAAGCCTGCAGGTGTCTACACCAAGCAGGTCAAGCAGATGAACGCCGCCGCCGAGAAGGCCCAGGCAGAGAAGGGGCTGGTTTTTGGCATCATGTTCAACCAGCGGACCCGCAAGAGCCATCAGCAGATGCGGAAGCTCGTGCAGTCGGGCGAGCTGGGCGAGATCAAGCGGACCATGTACGTCCTGACGGACTGGTTCCGCACGCAGTTCTACTACGACACTGCCAGCTGGAAGGGCACCTGGGAGGGCGAAGGCGGGGCCGTTCTGCTGAATCAGAGCCCGCACAACCTCGATCTCTTCCAGTGGATCTGCGGCATGCCCAAACGCGTGATGGCCTTCTGCAAGATGGGCCACCACCACCACATCGAGACCGAGGACGAGGTGACCGCGTACGTCGAGTACGAGAATGGCGCAACCGGCACCTTCGTCACCAGCACCGGCGAGGCGCCGGGGACGCAATTCATGGAAATTGCCAGCGACCGCGGCAAGGTCTTGATGGAAGGCGGCGATATCACCTTCTGGCGAACCACCGAGAGCGTGAAAAAGTTCAACAGCGACTTCGAAGGCAGCTTTGACAAGCCCGAGACGTGGAAGACACAGATCCCTGGCGGCAGCGGCCCGGAGCACCGCGGCATCCTCGTTGACTTCACCAACGCCATTCTCGACAAAAAGCCACTTCTGGCCCCGGGCACCGACGGCCTGAACGGCGTCATGCTGGCCAACGCGATGCTCCTGTCCGCGTGGACGGGCGAGTGGGTCGACCTGCCTTTCGACGAGGCGACGGACAAGCGCTACGCCGACATGCTCAACGACAAAGCCGAGAAGAGCACCTTCGTCAAGAAAACACGCGAAGTCGAGGTCAAGGCTGTCGACAGCTTCTGA
- a CDS encoding helical backbone metal receptor yields MWMLCIATLLVATLFFAAWQLSPPAVSRAGPQTSTSIASAAPSATDIVRRMGLEANLVARSSYDDAPELADLPVAGNALGIDWERLAQVRPNLLLIGTDERLLTDSDRRAAEELDITIVPAAVRRLADVTEVISRIAKAAGVGDPSASFSSELEAFAPVGEPLDRPRILVALDPEVSFVAGRDNYIDDLIRHVGGENAVSDDYTSWPTLDQEALLSLRPDVVVVLLPDASPQVIAAAEERLARLAQIGGAAWEEATIATGSLVMTPGWTGTLSLAAELSVSVGRTER; encoded by the coding sequence ATGTGGATGCTCTGCATCGCCACACTTCTGGTTGCGACGCTCTTTTTTGCAGCGTGGCAGCTCTCGCCGCCAGCCGTCAGTCGTGCCGGCCCGCAGACGTCGACTTCAATCGCATCGGCCGCTCCATCGGCGACCGACATCGTCCGACGCATGGGGCTTGAGGCGAACCTGGTTGCCCGAAGCAGCTACGACGATGCGCCTGAACTCGCCGACCTGCCCGTCGCGGGAAATGCGTTGGGCATCGACTGGGAGCGGCTCGCCCAAGTCCGCCCAAACCTCTTGCTGATCGGAACCGATGAGCGACTGCTGACCGATTCCGACCGACGGGCCGCCGAGGAGCTGGACATCACGATCGTGCCGGCGGCGGTGCGTCGATTGGCGGACGTGACCGAGGTGATCTCACGCATCGCCAAGGCGGCCGGCGTCGGCGATCCGTCAGCATCGTTTTCGTCCGAGCTGGAGGCATTCGCGCCCGTCGGCGAGCCGCTCGATCGGCCACGAATACTCGTCGCGCTCGATCCGGAAGTCAGTTTTGTCGCCGGTCGTGACAACTACATCGACGACCTCATTCGGCACGTCGGCGGTGAGAACGCCGTCTCAGACGACTACACGAGCTGGCCGACGCTCGATCAGGAGGCGTTGCTTTCGCTGAGGCCAGACGTCGTCGTCGTCCTGTTGCCGGACGCGTCGCCACAGGTGATTGCCGCGGCTGAAGAGCGGCTCGCACGCCTTGCACAGATTGGCGGAGCCGCTTGGGAGGAAGCCACGATCGCAACGGGCTCGCTCGTGATGACACCCGGCTGGACAGGGACGCTCAGCCTTGCAGCAGAGCTTTCTGTTAGCGTCGGGCGGACGGAACGCTGA
- a CDS encoding class I SAM-dependent methyltransferase, with protein sequence MNSSNLTRVTRLIGHLLTHPADIGPYLKTGPLIKKSPLDLGLPWFSQAAIRFLDGHVQPGMRVFEYGAGGSTLFFAGRGAEVTSTENVAEWLDRVSEVLPPELESKVTLQHRPFDFHDVKDFDNSEYLNSMPDEPFDIIVVDGEEHKTKTRPTCFQHAQSRTKPGGIVILDDSWRYQDLVHESKAKKVIDFRGTGPCRPGVTSTAVFFY encoded by the coding sequence ATGAACAGCAGCAACCTGACCCGCGTCACCCGCCTGATCGGCCACCTGCTGACGCATCCAGCCGACATTGGTCCGTACCTGAAGACGGGTCCGCTCATCAAAAAGTCCCCGCTCGATCTCGGACTGCCCTGGTTTTCGCAGGCGGCGATCCGGTTCCTCGACGGCCACGTCCAGCCGGGCATGCGTGTCTTCGAGTATGGCGCAGGCGGATCGACCCTGTTCTTTGCCGGTCGTGGCGCGGAAGTCACTTCGACCGAGAATGTGGCCGAGTGGCTCGATCGCGTTAGCGAGGTCTTGCCGCCCGAGCTTGAGTCAAAGGTCACGCTCCAACATCGGCCGTTCGATTTCCACGACGTCAAGGACTTCGACAACAGCGAGTACCTGAACTCCATGCCGGACGAGCCGTTCGACATCATCGTCGTTGACGGCGAGGAGCACAAAACCAAAACCCGTCCGACCTGCTTCCAACACGCCCAGAGCCGCACCAAACCAGGCGGGATTGTCATCCTCGACGATTCGTGGCGTTACCAGGATCTTGTCCACGAAAGTAAGGCCAAGAAGGTCATCGACTTCCGCGGCACCGGCCCCTGCCGACCCGGCGTGACGTCGACCGCGGTGTTTTTCTACTGA
- a CDS encoding phytanoyl-CoA dioxygenase family protein, with amino-acid sequence MLTNAQAAAIPSTVGHSRGGCLSDEQVAFYDLEGYLVIENYLNDEDLAGVQEAMSQKVELIATEMKASGQIEDTLDDAPFEKRLALLFKGKTDQDFLKYGRSWRDRFTGYFDLMSNPNVLDAVESLIGGELFANPVYNVRPKVPGVAAGAVPWHQDRSYWPDANSNPVITAWIPLVDTTHENGCLHVWPRTHRTRMYDHEPEQYSGTNYTTIPERHMKKLKREAIPLPVPRGSLILFNDRNVHMSTPNKSDHVRWSVDLRYQPTDQDPMRGHGAGFLARSHDRPEAVATLEDWLAERPERLDA; translated from the coding sequence ATGCTTACCAACGCACAGGCGGCTGCGATCCCTTCGACCGTCGGCCATTCGCGCGGCGGGTGTCTCAGCGACGAGCAGGTCGCTTTCTACGACTTGGAAGGCTACCTCGTCATCGAGAACTACCTGAATGACGAAGACCTCGCAGGCGTTCAGGAGGCGATGTCGCAGAAGGTCGAGCTCATCGCAACGGAGATGAAGGCTTCAGGCCAGATCGAGGACACGCTCGACGACGCACCGTTCGAGAAGCGACTCGCCCTTCTGTTCAAAGGGAAAACTGACCAGGATTTTCTCAAGTACGGCCGAAGCTGGCGTGACCGGTTCACCGGGTACTTCGACCTGATGAGCAACCCGAATGTTCTCGATGCCGTCGAGAGCCTGATCGGCGGGGAGCTCTTCGCAAATCCGGTCTACAACGTCCGCCCGAAGGTCCCCGGCGTCGCGGCCGGCGCTGTGCCATGGCACCAGGACCGCTCCTACTGGCCAGACGCCAACAGCAACCCGGTCATCACCGCGTGGATCCCGCTCGTCGACACGACGCACGAGAACGGCTGCCTACACGTTTGGCCGCGAACGCACCGGACGCGCATGTACGACCACGAGCCCGAGCAGTACTCCGGCACGAATTACACCACCATCCCCGAGCGTCACATGAAAAAGCTCAAGCGGGAGGCGATTCCATTACCCGTGCCGCGTGGTTCGCTGATCCTGTTCAACGACCGGAACGTGCACATGAGCACGCCGAACAAGTCTGACCACGTTCGGTGGAGCGTTGACCTGCGTTACCAGCCGACCGACCAGGACCCGATGCGCGGCCACGGTGCCGGCTTCCTCGCCCGGAGCCACGACCGCCCCGAAGCCGTCGCCACGCTGGAGGACTGGCTCGCCGAGCGGCCTGAACGCTTGGACGCCTGA
- the hisG gene encoding ATP phosphoribosyltransferase: MSVLPTDTLRLGLPSGPMQSSTYELFDRAGYHIRARDRSVFPAIDDPKISCVLFRAQEMSRYVVDGLVDCGLTGHDWIVENGNADDVIEVCELTYSRATRQPARWVLAVPQESPIQKPEDLAGKLVATEIVNTVRRYFEGKGITPPPRTEFSWGTTEIKARICDAIVDLTETGSSIRANNLRIIDTLLTSTIRFIASKEAWAVDWKREKMENIAMLLTGAIAARGKVGLKLNIDGDKLAEIVEMLPALKSPTVNETHDGGYAVEVIIDEHLERDLIPQLKRHGATEIFSYPLNKVIP; encoded by the coding sequence ATGTCCGTCCTCCCCACCGACACCCTCCGCCTCGGCCTGCCGAGCGGGCCGATGCAGTCGTCGACCTACGAGCTCTTCGACCGCGCCGGCTACCACATCCGCGCTCGCGACCGCAGCGTCTTCCCGGCGATCGACGACCCGAAGATCTCCTGCGTCCTGTTCCGTGCCCAGGAAATGTCCCGCTACGTCGTCGACGGCCTCGTCGACTGCGGCCTGACGGGCCACGACTGGATCGTCGAAAACGGCAACGCCGACGACGTCATCGAAGTCTGCGAACTCACCTACAGCCGCGCGACAAGGCAGCCCGCCCGCTGGGTGCTTGCCGTCCCGCAGGAGTCGCCGATCCAAAAGCCCGAGGACCTCGCCGGCAAGCTCGTGGCGACCGAGATCGTCAACACCGTCCGCCGCTACTTTGAAGGCAAGGGCATCACCCCACCCCCCCGCACCGAGTTCTCCTGGGGCACGACCGAGATCAAGGCCCGCATCTGCGACGCCATCGTCGACCTGACCGAGACCGGCAGTTCCATCCGGGCCAACAACCTCCGCATCATCGACACGCTGCTGACGAGCACGATTCGCTTCATCGCCAGCAAGGAAGCGTGGGCCGTCGACTGGAAGCGGGAGAAGATGGAGAACATCGCGATGCTCCTCACCGGGGCCATCGCCGCCCGCGGCAAGGTCGGCCTGAAGCTCAACATCGACGGCGACAAGCTCGCCGAAATCGTCGAGATGCTCCCCGCGCTTAAGAGCCCCACCGTCAACGAAACCCACGACGGCGGCTACGCGGTCGAGGTCATCATCGACGAACACCTCGAGCGCGACCTGATCCCCCAGCTCAAACGCCACGGGGCGACCGAGATCTTCAGCTACCCGCTGAACAAGGTGATCCCGTAA
- a CDS encoding UbiD family decarboxylase — MADGPFPNLRSFLSHLDSEGELARVSTSVDPVLEVAAVSDRVMKSPAPRGHRERDRHVHADKGGRALLFERPEGAAMPVCINAFGSYARICDALGTDSLDDLADRVGKFVKPQLPATLYEKFKLGKEVLADLSALLPKRVKNAACQEIVQTGNDIDLFRLPILQCWPHDGDLDSGQTFAHLDPDLPAAKSQPRTGRYITLGGIYTTHPETGDKNIGMYRVQLFDKKTCAMHWHLHHDGARHFRAWQKRGEPMPVAVVLGGPSVMPYAATAPLPPGIPEIAFASFLNRNRIEMVQCRTVDLQVPAEAELVIEGFVHPTETVIEGPFGDHTGFYSLADRYPRLDVTAVTQRKDAIYPTTIVGKPPMEDYFMGKATERVFLPLLKTIVPDILDYSLPMAGCFHNCVYVSIKKEYAYQARRVMHAIWGAGQMSFTKFIVVVDEDVDVHDEQAVLFHLFANCDPARDTEIVKGPVDILDHASPGLGVGSKMGFDATQKLPAEAGESVVRDWPEELEFDKATLEKVSGRWSEYGLG; from the coding sequence ATGGCCGATGGTCCGTTTCCGAACCTCCGCAGCTTCCTCTCGCATCTCGACAGCGAGGGCGAGCTTGCCCGCGTCTCGACGTCGGTCGACCCGGTTCTGGAGGTTGCCGCTGTTTCCGATCGCGTAATGAAGTCGCCCGCACCACGCGGCCATCGGGAGCGTGACCGTCACGTCCACGCTGACAAGGGCGGCCGTGCCCTGCTCTTCGAGAGGCCCGAAGGCGCGGCAATGCCCGTCTGCATCAACGCCTTCGGCAGCTACGCCCGCATCTGCGACGCTCTCGGAACGGACTCGCTGGATGACCTGGCGGACCGCGTCGGCAAGTTCGTCAAGCCTCAGTTGCCCGCGACGCTGTACGAGAAGTTCAAGCTCGGCAAGGAAGTGCTGGCCGATCTCTCCGCGCTCTTGCCAAAGCGTGTGAAGAACGCCGCGTGCCAGGAGATCGTGCAGACCGGCAACGACATCGACCTGTTTCGCCTGCCGATCCTCCAGTGCTGGCCACATGACGGCGACCTTGACAGTGGCCAGACGTTTGCTCACCTCGATCCGGACCTGCCTGCTGCCAAGTCACAGCCACGCACCGGCCGGTACATCACGCTCGGCGGCATCTACACCACGCACCCCGAGACCGGCGACAAGAACATCGGCATGTACCGCGTGCAGCTCTTCGACAAGAAGACCTGCGCCATGCACTGGCACTTGCACCACGACGGGGCACGACACTTCCGCGCGTGGCAGAAGCGCGGCGAGCCGATGCCGGTCGCGGTCGTTTTGGGCGGGCCGAGCGTGATGCCGTACGCCGCGACCGCCCCGTTGCCGCCGGGCATTCCCGAGATCGCGTTCGCGTCGTTCCTGAACCGCAACCGGATCGAGATGGTGCAGTGTCGCACGGTCGACCTGCAGGTTCCGGCCGAGGCAGAGCTCGTCATCGAGGGCTTTGTCCACCCGACGGAAACCGTCATCGAAGGGCCCTTCGGCGATCACACTGGGTTTTATTCGCTCGCCGACCGCTACCCGCGTCTCGACGTCACGGCCGTCACGCAGCGGAAGGATGCGATCTATCCAACGACGATCGTCGGCAAGCCGCCCATGGAGGATTACTTCATGGGCAAGGCGACGGAGCGCGTCTTCCTGCCGCTGCTGAAGACCATCGTCCCGGACATCCTCGACTACTCGCTGCCGATGGCCGGATGCTTCCACAATTGCGTGTACGTCAGCATCAAGAAGGAGTACGCGTACCAAGCCCGCCGCGTGATGCACGCGATCTGGGGGGCTGGCCAGATGAGCTTCACGAAGTTCATCGTCGTCGTAGACGAAGACGTCGACGTGCACGACGAGCAGGCGGTGCTGTTCCACCTGTTCGCCAACTGCGATCCGGCCCGCGACACCGAGATCGTCAAGGGGCCGGTCGACATCCTGGACCACGCCTCACCGGGCCTGGGCGTCGGGAGCAAGATGGGTTTCGACGCGACGCAAAAGCTCCCGGCCGAGGCGGGTGAGAGCGTCGTGCGTGACTGGCCTGAGGAACTGGAGTTCGATAAGGCGACGCTGGAAAAGGTGTCAGGCCGCTGGAGCGAGTACGGCCTGGGTTGA
- a CDS encoding ATP-binding protein, whose protein sequence is MPAGSTFDTFERYKQQGLDARRRGQWPAARSYLLNAARLITELAREAKGDDLRHARQQTAEKLLELARDCGQASEENRPAGSAGKSKPTSREHLGREGADDEAPDASGWMVRERPDIRFDDIAGLADVKDEIRLKMLYPFRHPDLAERFGIRPGGGVLLYGPPGTGKTMLARATAGELDASFFTVSAADLLSKWVGEAEQNVKALFDDATSADRAIIFIDEIESLVPARREDAGSGVMQRVVPQLLQGMEGFGKKASQPVLFMGATNVPWQLDPAVLRPGRFDEKVYVGLPDLPARRKLLDIHLAARPLASDVDLDTLAKRLDGYSGADIKYLCDRAATIPFLAAVGSGESGDDTTIGHDVINQVVTATPPSVRPEAVERFAEWRERHS, encoded by the coding sequence ATGCCCGCCGGGTCGACCTTTGACACGTTCGAGCGGTACAAGCAGCAGGGTCTCGATGCGCGGCGGCGGGGGCAGTGGCCGGCGGCAAGGTCTTACTTGCTCAACGCGGCTCGGCTGATTACGGAGCTCGCTCGCGAGGCCAAGGGGGACGATCTTCGTCACGCCCGTCAGCAGACGGCCGAGAAGCTGCTGGAACTCGCACGAGACTGCGGCCAGGCGTCTGAAGAGAACCGCCCTGCCGGCTCAGCGGGCAAGAGCAAGCCCACGAGCCGCGAACACCTCGGCCGCGAAGGTGCCGACGACGAAGCTCCCGACGCCTCCGGCTGGATGGTGCGCGAACGGCCAGACATCCGCTTCGATGACATTGCAGGACTCGCAGATGTCAAAGACGAGATTCGCCTGAAGATGCTCTATCCGTTCCGCCACCCAGACCTGGCGGAGCGATTCGGCATCCGGCCGGGTGGCGGCGTGCTGCTGTACGGGCCACCGGGGACGGGCAAGACCATGCTGGCCCGCGCGACGGCCGGCGAACTGGATGCGAGCTTCTTCACCGTCAGCGCCGCCGATCTACTCAGCAAATGGGTCGGCGAGGCCGAGCAGAATGTCAAGGCCCTCTTCGACGACGCGACCTCAGCCGATCGCGCGATCATCTTCATCGACGAGATCGAGAGCCTCGTCCCCGCCCGACGCGAAGACGCCGGCAGCGGCGTGATGCAGCGCGTCGTGCCGCAGCTGTTGCAGGGCATGGAAGGCTTCGGCAAGAAGGCGTCGCAGCCGGTGCTGTTCATGGGCGCGACGAACGTGCCGTGGCAGCTCGACCCGGCGGTGCTTCGGCCGGGGCGTTTCGACGAGAAGGTCTATGTAGGCCTGCCCGATCTGCCGGCACGTCGCAAGCTGCTTGACATCCACCTCGCGGCCCGTCCGCTGGCAAGCGACGTGGACCTCGACACGCTCGCTAAGCGGCTCGATGGCTACAGCGGTGCGGACATCAAGTACCTGTGCGATCGTGCCGCGACGATTCCGTTCCTCGCGGCCGTCGGCAGTGGTGAATCAGGCGACGACACGACCATCGGCCATGACGTGATCAACCAAGTCGTCACCGCCACCCCGCCGAGCGTCCGTCCCGAGGCTGTCGAGCGATTCGCCGAGTGGCGGGAGCGTCATTCGTGA